A part of Rickettsia canadensis str. McKiel genomic DNA contains:
- the cysS gene encoding cysteine--tRNA ligase has translation MQIQFHLYNTLTRTKELFRPQDQANVKMYVCGPTVYDNPHIGNSRSAAVYDLLYRILIKIFGSTAVKYIRNITDVDDKIIDRAELLGSTINELTDKVTQEFHINMEYLGCKLPSIEPKATEHIDIMIEIIERLIAKKHAYIADKHVYFNVLSAPNYTELSNRNLEEMFEGVRVENSKTKKHPQDFVLWKPAKPNESANMNFDSPWGLGRPGWHIECSAMSYKYLGENFDIHGGGADLIFPHHTNEIAQSRCAFPSSTYAKYWVHHGFLTVNGEKMSKSLGNFITVRDLMDKEISGEVIRLFLLSSHYRRPLDYNDKAIEDAKKTLDYWYRAIVNINLQKIDIIPNDFMQSLLDDMNTPLAVKIINDYARGVFTSTTEEEKKFNASNLITCANFIGLMNKTPHEWFNSGVNELYINELVNKRLEAKKQKNWLLADQIRNQLLEQQIVLEDKPDGTIWRKG, from the coding sequence ATGCAAATTCAATTTCATTTATATAACACGCTTACTCGCACTAAAGAGCTTTTTAGACCTCAAGATCAGGCTAACGTAAAAATGTATGTGTGTGGACCGACTGTTTACGATAATCCTCATATAGGCAATAGTAGATCGGCAGCGGTATATGATTTACTTTATCGTATACTGATAAAAATATTCGGAAGTACAGCAGTAAAATATATACGTAATATTACCGATGTTGATGATAAAATTATCGATAGAGCTGAACTACTTGGCAGTACTATTAATGAGTTGACTGATAAAGTTACACAAGAGTTTCATATAAATATGGAATATTTAGGTTGCAAGCTCCCGAGTATTGAGCCGAAAGCTACAGAGCATATTGATATAATGATTGAAATAATAGAGCGCTTAATAGCAAAAAAACATGCATATATTGCTGATAAGCATGTATATTTTAATGTTTTATCGGCTCCGAATTATACAGAATTATCTAACCGAAATTTAGAGGAAATGTTTGAGGGAGTACGTGTAGAAAATAGTAAAACTAAAAAGCATCCACAGGATTTTGTATTATGGAAACCGGCAAAGCCAAATGAATCCGCAAATATGAATTTTGACAGTCCTTGGGGACTTGGTCGCCCTGGATGGCATATTGAATGTTCAGCCATGAGTTATAAATATTTAGGTGAGAATTTTGATATTCACGGTGGCGGAGCAGATTTAATCTTTCCACATCATACTAATGAAATTGCGCAAAGTAGATGTGCGTTCCCAAGTTCTACCTATGCTAAATATTGGGTACATCATGGTTTTTTAACGGTTAACGGCGAAAAAATGAGTAAATCCCTTGGTAATTTTATTACCGTCAGGGACTTAATGGACAAAGAAATTTCAGGAGAAGTAATAAGATTATTTTTATTAAGTAGTCACTATAGACGTCCCCTTGATTATAATGATAAAGCTATAGAAGATGCTAAGAAAACTTTAGATTATTGGTATAGAGCTATAGTAAATATTAATTTACAAAAAATAGATATCATACCTAATGATTTTATGCAAAGCTTACTTGATGATATGAATACACCACTTGCCGTAAAAATAATTAATGACTATGCTAGAGGGGTATTTACTTCTACAACTGAAGAGGAAAAAAAGTTTAATGCATCTAACCTTATTACTTGTGCTAATTTTATTGGTTTAATGAATAAGACTCCACATGAATGGTTTAATAGTGGTGTGAATGAACTATATATAAATGAGCTTGTAAATAAACGTTTAGAAGCAAAAAAACAAAAAAATTGGTTATTAGCCGATCAAATTCGTAATCAATTATTAGAACAACAAATAGTCCTAGAAGATAAGCCTGACGGTACTATCTGGCGAAAAGGATAA
- the rpsB gene encoding 30S ribosomal protein S2: MSKIPSVNIKELLDAGVHFGHKTSRWNPKMGSYIYGERDDVHIIDLRQSAVLMSVALNAIYETVKKDGKILFVSTKIQASDIIAEYAEKCGQYYVNHRWLGGMLTNWKTIAGSIEKLNKLEKTLGNEEALMGYTKKEILDMSRKKDKLLLSLAGIRNLNSKPDLLVVIDTNKEHIAINEAVKLNVPIVAVVDTNSNPDNVDYPIPGNDDSIRSIRLYCSLFADAALQGLAESMKASGVDMGAIQEHTDKALTSKSVSKLKQTKKFSKMKNIDEETNTEFEQALNDADKNKNSENA, translated from the coding sequence ATGTCAAAAATACCATCTGTTAACATTAAAGAATTATTGGATGCGGGCGTGCATTTTGGTCATAAGACCTCACGCTGGAATCCTAAAATGGGGTCTTATATATATGGTGAACGTGATGATGTTCATATAATCGATTTAAGACAAAGTGCCGTTTTAATGAGTGTTGCTTTGAATGCAATATATGAAACCGTAAAAAAAGACGGTAAAATATTATTTGTAAGTACTAAAATACAGGCCAGTGATATTATAGCGGAATATGCTGAAAAATGCGGGCAATATTATGTAAATCATAGATGGCTTGGTGGTATGCTAACTAACTGGAAAACTATTGCGGGTTCAATAGAAAAATTAAATAAGTTAGAAAAAACCTTAGGAAACGAAGAAGCACTTATGGGCTATACTAAGAAAGAGATACTTGATATGAGTCGTAAGAAAGATAAATTACTTTTATCTCTTGCTGGTATTAGAAATCTTAATTCTAAACCTGATCTTCTAGTAGTTATTGACACTAATAAAGAGCATATAGCAATTAATGAAGCGGTAAAGCTTAATGTCCCTATAGTGGCAGTAGTCGATACTAATTCTAATCCTGATAATGTGGATTATCCGATTCCTGGTAATGATGATTCTATAAGATCAATAAGACTTTATTGTAGTTTATTTGCGGATGCAGCATTACAAGGACTTGCAGAATCAATGAAAGCTTCAGGAGTTGATATGGGTGCTATACAGGAACATACAGATAAGGCGTTAACTTCTAAAAGTGTTTCTAAATTAAAACAAACTAAAAAATTCTCTAAAATGAAAAATATTGATGAAGAGACAAATACAGAATTTGAGCAAGCATTAAATGATGCCGATAAAAATAAAAATTCTGAAAATGCATAA
- the tsf gene encoding translation elongation factor Ts: MSEVNISAVVVKALREKTGAGMMDCKNALIETRGNFEEAIDFLRKKGLAAAVKKAGRITSEGLTAAKVEGLTGVVIEVNSETDFVARNEQFQDLVKNIVNLAVVAKTIDKLKTSKMLNSKSVEEGIIENIATIGENLTLRRMDILEISEGAIGSYVHNEVVPNLGKISVLVGLESKAKDKTKLEALAKQIAVHVAGNNPQSIDDSSLDQVLVERERKIFFEKSKEEGKPYNIIEKMVEGRIRKFFSEVVLLQQGFLFEPRLTVAEVIKNTEKELGAEIKITKFIRYELGEGIEHEEKNFADEVTAITQG; this comes from the coding sequence ATGAGTGAAGTAAATATAAGTGCTGTAGTGGTTAAAGCATTAAGAGAAAAAACCGGTGCAGGTATGATGGACTGCAAAAATGCATTAATAGAAACTAGAGGTAATTTTGAAGAGGCTATAGATTTTCTTCGTAAAAAAGGTCTAGCTGCTGCTGTAAAGAAAGCCGGACGTATTACTTCTGAAGGCTTAACAGCTGCAAAAGTTGAAGGACTCACCGGAGTAGTCATTGAAGTAAATTCTGAAACGGATTTTGTTGCTAGAAATGAGCAGTTCCAGGATTTAGTTAAGAATATTGTGAACCTTGCAGTAGTTGCAAAAACTATAGACAAGTTAAAAACATCTAAAATGTTGAACAGTAAATCAGTTGAAGAAGGTATTATAGAAAATATTGCTACAATCGGTGAAAATTTAACATTACGTCGTATGGATATATTAGAAATATCCGAAGGAGCAATCGGCTCGTACGTACATAATGAAGTTGTACCAAATTTAGGAAAAATTTCTGTATTGGTAGGTCTAGAGTCTAAGGCAAAAGATAAAACGAAACTAGAAGCTTTAGCTAAACAAATTGCAGTTCATGTAGCAGGAAATAATCCACAAAGTATAGATGATTCAAGTTTGGATCAAGTACTCGTGGAGCGTGAGAGAAAAATATTCTTTGAGAAATCTAAAGAAGAAGGAAAGCCCTATAATATTATAGAAAAAATGGTAGAAGGTAGAATACGTAAATTTTTCTCAGAAGTTGTATTACTTCAACAAGGGTTCTTGTTTGAGCCTAGACTTACCGTTGCAGAAGTAATTAAAAATACTGAAAAAGAACTCGGTGCAGAAATTAAAATTACCAAATTTATTAGATATGAACTTGGTGAAGGTATAGAACACGAAGAAAAAAACTTTGCCGATGAAGTAACAGCTATTACACAGGGTTAA
- the waaA gene encoding lipid IV(A) 3-deoxy-D-manno-octulosonic acid transferase, whose protein sequence is MMLLYYTLSFILLPVYFIIILIRLLIGKEDIKRIQERFAIGKHRQNSSFLVWIHAASIGESMTALTLIHNISKRYPDVRFLVTSWTQASAKILSTKLPKIATHQFLPIDNIIVTRKFLRNWQPNLGIFIESELWPCTINEGAKQCKLLLVNARISDKSFKAWQKRKSFFQLILKNFSKIIVQSERDLQKFNKLGVSDAINLGNIKFANEKLPVNQEELSKLSLHLNNRRVVVFASTHMEDEELILPIIKSLKEQFLDCYVILIPRHPERVKSIIDNCKSHNLSSTAKSQNDSPVLSDDLYIVDRFGEMGLFFSVATISFIGGSFKQGGHNILEAAYFSNCIIFGPDMSKNTDIAKDILQHKAAIQIKNGEDLLTKLQYLLSSNNSLELKIYRENALKFVENNQKVLYEYLKVITKFL, encoded by the coding sequence ATGATGCTATTATATTACACTTTAAGCTTTATATTATTACCTGTTTACTTTATCATAATTCTTATTCGTTTACTAATAGGTAAAGAAGATATAAAACGTATACAAGAACGTTTTGCTATCGGAAAGCATAGACAAAATAGCTCTTTCTTAGTATGGATTCATGCAGCTAGCATTGGTGAATCTATGACAGCTTTAACATTAATACATAATATAAGTAAACGCTACCCTGATGTGCGTTTTCTAGTAACTTCTTGGACACAAGCTTCTGCTAAAATATTAAGTACTAAGTTACCTAAAATAGCTACTCATCAATTCTTACCAATAGATAATATTATTGTTACTAGAAAATTTTTAAGAAATTGGCAACCTAATTTAGGTATTTTTATAGAATCGGAATTATGGCCGTGTACTATTAATGAGGGAGCTAAACAGTGTAAATTACTACTAGTAAATGCTCGTATTTCTGATAAATCATTTAAAGCTTGGCAAAAAAGAAAAAGCTTTTTTCAGCTTATCCTCAAAAATTTCAGTAAAATTATCGTACAAAGCGAGCGTGACTTACAAAAATTCAACAAACTTGGAGTATCAGATGCAATTAACCTAGGAAATATTAAATTCGCTAATGAAAAACTTCCGGTCAATCAAGAAGAGTTATCAAAATTAAGCTTACATTTAAACAATAGGCGAGTTGTAGTATTTGCTAGCACTCACATGGAAGACGAAGAACTTATTTTACCTATAATTAAAAGCTTAAAAGAGCAGTTTTTAGATTGTTATGTTATCTTAATTCCAAGACATCCTGAACGAGTTAAATCAATTATTGATAACTGTAAGTCACATAATTTATCCTCTACCGCTAAGTCGCAAAATGATTCACCGGTATTAAGCGATGATCTTTATATAGTTGATAGATTCGGTGAAATGGGACTGTTTTTTTCCGTAGCTACAATTTCTTTTATAGGTGGTTCTTTTAAACAAGGCGGACATAATATTTTAGAAGCAGCATATTTCTCTAATTGTATTATATTTGGTCCCGATATGAGTAAAAACACCGATATCGCTAAAGACATACTGCAACATAAAGCTGCTATCCAAATCAAAAACGGTGAGGATTTACTAACTAAACTACAATATTTACTTAGTTCTAATAATTCTCTAGAACTTAAAATTTATCGTGAAAATGCTTTAAAATTTGTTGAGAACAACCAGAAAGTCCTATATGAATATTTGAAAGTAATTACAAAGTTTCTGTGA
- a CDS encoding lysophospholipid acyltransferase family protein, whose amino-acid sequence MWKAFKKLLKRNRCVLSIITILLYWYLRFVYLTSRQKFIFYDNGNKAKFLNEQGVIFVFWHNMLALSPAMFIGHRNIYALISPHLDGEILNNLVGKFGCRVIVGSTNKNPIAALRNIIGNLSQGANIIVTPDGPKGPVYKVNSRITEIAYRYNKKVIPIISSTSKCFRLNSWDKLIIPLPFGTIKIIVGSPLELTNDKIQNHINLEKQLASLTESLKE is encoded by the coding sequence ATGTGGAAAGCTTTTAAAAAACTTTTAAAACGTAACAGATGCGTACTTAGTATAATTACTATTTTACTATATTGGTACTTGCGTTTTGTTTACCTTACTTCAAGACAGAAATTTATATTCTACGATAACGGTAATAAGGCAAAATTCCTAAACGAACAAGGTGTAATCTTTGTATTTTGGCATAATATGCTTGCTTTGAGTCCGGCTATGTTTATAGGACATAGAAATATCTATGCTTTAATATCGCCCCATTTAGACGGGGAAATTTTAAACAATCTAGTAGGAAAATTCGGTTGCAGAGTTATAGTAGGTTCTACTAATAAAAATCCAATTGCAGCTTTACGCAATATTATAGGCAACCTATCTCAAGGTGCAAATATAATAGTCACGCCGGACGGTCCTAAAGGACCGGTATATAAAGTCAATAGCAGAATTACCGAAATTGCTTATAGATATAATAAAAAAGTTATTCCAATAATCAGTAGTACCTCTAAATGTTTTAGACTAAACAGTTGGGATAAATTAATAATACCCCTACCATTTGGTACTATTAAAATCATAGTTGGCTCACCTTTAGAACTCACAAATGATAAAATACAAAATCATATAAACCTTGAAAAACAATTAGCAAGTTTAACAGAGAGCTTAAAGGAATGA
- a CDS encoding pyridoxal phosphate-dependent aminotransferase — MSIISTRLNSIKPSPTLAIVKKTLELKRLGIDIIALGAGEPDFDTPDNIKEAAIKAIKDGFTKYTNVDGMLTLKQAIKDKFKRENNIDYELDEIIVSAGGKQVIYNLFMASLDKGDEVIIPAPYWVSYPDMVALSLGTPVFVNCGIENNFKLSAEALEPLITDKTKWLIINSPNNPTGASYNFEELENIAKVLRKYSHVNVMSDDIYEHITFDDFKFYTLAQIAPDLKERIFTVNGVSKAYSMTGWRIGYGVGSKALIKAMTIIQSQNTSNPCSISQMAAIEALNGPQDYIETNALSFQQKRDLALSILKRVKYFECYKPEGAFYLFIKCDKIFGHKTKLAKIITNSNDFAEYLLEEAKVAVVPGIAFGLEGYFRISYATSMTELEEACLRIERAINVIPTNTGIQ; from the coding sequence ATGTCAATTATTTCTACGAGGCTAAATTCTATAAAGCCGTCACCAACCCTTGCAATCGTAAAAAAAACTCTTGAGCTTAAAAGACTAGGTATTGATATTATTGCACTCGGTGCCGGTGAACCTGATTTTGATACGCCTGATAACATTAAGGAAGCAGCGATTAAAGCTATTAAAGACGGCTTTACCAAATATACTAATGTTGATGGTATGCTAACTTTAAAGCAAGCAATAAAAGACAAGTTCAAACGTGAAAATAATATAGATTACGAACTTGATGAAATAATAGTTAGTGCCGGCGGTAAACAAGTTATATATAATCTGTTTATGGCATCTTTAGATAAAGGGGATGAGGTAATTATTCCCGCTCCTTATTGGGTTTCATATCCTGATATGGTTGCACTTAGCCTAGGAACACCGGTTTTTGTAAATTGTGGAATTGAAAATAATTTTAAATTAAGTGCGGAAGCTTTAGAACCTTTAATTACGGATAAAACTAAGTGGCTTATTATTAACTCTCCAAATAATCCGACAGGGGCGAGTTATAATTTTGAAGAATTAGAAAATATTGCTAAAGTTTTAAGAAAGTATTCCCATGTAAACGTAATGTCGGATGATATTTACGAACATATTACTTTTGATGATTTTAAATTTTATACATTAGCTCAAATAGCACCCGATTTAAAAGAACGAATATTTACTGTAAACGGAGTATCTAAAGCTTATTCTATGACGGGATGGCGTATAGGCTATGGTGTAGGTTCAAAAGCTTTAATTAAAGCAATGACTATTATCCAGTCGCAGAACACCTCAAACCCTTGCTCAATAAGTCAAATGGCTGCTATTGAAGCATTAAACGGTCCTCAAGATTATATAGAAACTAATGCTTTAAGTTTTCAGCAAAAGCGTGACCTTGCTTTATCAATTTTGAAAAGAGTAAAATATTTTGAGTGCTATAAGCCGGAAGGTGCGTTTTACTTATTTATTAAATGCGATAAAATATTTGGACATAAAACTAAGTTAGCAAAAATTATTACAAATAGTAATGATTTTGCCGAATATTTACTTGAAGAAGCAAAAGTTGCCGTAGTACCGGGCATTGCTTTCGGCTTAGAGGGGTATTTTAGAATTTCTTATGCTACTTCTATGACAGAGCTAGAAGAAGCTTGCCTTAGAATTGAGAGAGCGATCAATGTCATTCCCACGAATACGGGAATCCAGTAA
- a CDS encoding methyltransferase domain-containing protein, which produces MLGKIKDKIKHDCLIIMDIPNFIKNKILEFKNYISDCKYKFSHIAETNYQLGLDHLYRGNLNDALLRFKLVDKFFNPNNSKVYYQLGLVYFLKNNYRQAIEYLEKSNEKYKTVFINFLKNYNDITEIPQEIWVQYRDLTAKYYPTIFNNDKNINLPYRFVNEALKQISDVPDNYSILELGSNIGLVGYEIQKHFPESFTLTGVEISALMNALQETYYPNTKIYDQIYNISINKFLSQNSNKFDIIFNFCGLSFTNNLVEYFNLIYSSLSKQGYFALCLPTSVKTQFSVKRKEFIFNLNEINNFLQKNNFTIFTSEEIILAEHNKYSIIVCCKKTT; this is translated from the coding sequence ATGCTCGGTAAAATAAAAGACAAAATCAAACATGATTGCTTAATTATAATGGATATACCAAATTTTATTAAAAATAAAATTTTAGAATTTAAAAATTATATCAGTGATTGTAAATATAAATTCTCTCATATAGCTGAAACGAATTATCAGCTTGGACTCGATCATTTATATAGAGGTAATTTAAATGATGCACTGCTTAGGTTTAAACTAGTCGATAAATTTTTTAATCCTAATAATTCTAAAGTATATTATCAACTTGGATTGGTCTATTTTTTAAAAAATAATTACAGGCAAGCTATAGAATATTTAGAAAAATCTAATGAAAAATATAAAACTGTATTTATAAATTTTTTGAAAAATTATAATGATATTACTGAAATACCTCAAGAAATTTGGGTGCAATATCGCGATTTAACTGCAAAATATTATCCTACTATTTTTAATAACGATAAAAATATCAATCTTCCGTATAGGTTTGTTAATGAAGCACTTAAGCAGATATCTGATGTACCGGATAATTACTCTATTTTAGAGCTTGGAAGTAATATAGGGCTTGTAGGTTATGAAATACAAAAACATTTTCCAGAAAGTTTTACTTTAACCGGCGTAGAAATTTCTGCTTTAATGAATGCTTTACAAGAAACATATTATCCAAATACTAAAATTTACGATCAAATATATAATATTTCTATCAATAAATTTTTAAGTCAAAACTCTAATAAATTTGATATTATTTTTAATTTTTGCGGATTATCGTTTACTAACAATTTAGTAGAATATTTTAATTTAATATACTCATCTCTGAGTAAACAAGGGTATTTTGCCCTTTGTTTACCTACTTCTGTAAAGACACAGTTTTCAGTAAAACGCAAAGAATTTATTTTTAACTTAAATGAAATAAATAATTTTTTACAAAAAAATAATTTTACTATATTCACTTCGGAAGAAATAATACTAGCGGAACACAATAAATATAGTATTATTGTTTGTTGTAAGAAAACAACATAA
- a CDS encoding VacJ family lipoprotein — protein sequence MRILIILSIILCSLFARADLEYVDNDIYNYNGGRNEKGCLEVYDPYEKFNRKVFAFNSALDYIILRPLAVGYKNITNDYVKARVNSLVSNIDTLLTAVNYGLQLNYDKTMKSVWRFLINTTLGIGGLFDVAGKVGLPSDRQTFGNTLAHYGVAPGPYLVLPIIGSTNARDMTDLIFTNYVLNPLMYYTRNDFELGVLVVSKINNRCVVLPFSDYVMKNSTDPYVAIRSALHRAREASVQYPENFKCPKPKN from the coding sequence ATGAGAATTTTAATTATACTATCTATTATACTATGCTCATTATTCGCAAGAGCTGATCTTGAATATGTTGATAATGACATATATAATTATAATGGTGGAAGAAATGAAAAGGGTTGTTTAGAAGTTTATGATCCATATGAAAAATTTAACCGTAAAGTGTTTGCATTTAATTCTGCGTTAGATTACATAATATTACGCCCTTTAGCGGTGGGTTATAAGAATATCACGAATGATTATGTAAAAGCGCGTGTTAATAGTTTAGTTAGTAATATTGATACACTGCTTACGGCGGTAAATTATGGACTTCAGTTAAATTACGATAAAACTATGAAAAGCGTTTGGCGGTTTCTCATTAACACGACGCTTGGTATAGGCGGTTTATTTGACGTGGCAGGTAAAGTAGGTTTGCCGTCTGATCGTCAAACCTTTGGTAATACTCTTGCGCATTATGGAGTAGCTCCGGGTCCTTATTTAGTGTTACCGATAATCGGTAGTACTAATGCAAGAGATATGACGGATCTGATATTTACTAACTATGTTCTTAATCCCTTAATGTATTACACTCGTAATGATTTTGAGCTTGGAGTATTGGTAGTTAGTAAAATAAACAATCGGTGTGTTGTATTACCGTTTAGTGATTATGTAATGAAGAATTCTACTGACCCTTATGTGGCTATTAGATCGGCATTACATCGTGCTCGTGAAGCATCGGTTCAATATCCTGAGAATTTTAAATGTCCTAAACCTAAAAATTAA
- a CDS encoding phospholipid-binding protein MlaC, with protein sequence MHKMITGLFLLVITFSAYSNEKVPAGLNDYITNLVNEASITLNNSSLSQEAKISKARELIYNNLDFNWMARYTLGRNGVKTLSNEQIREFIKIYSKYVTKAYTDLIKDYKGAKPKIVGVRALNSTDFMVAMNIISNKGQDPIKVEYLIREMKKDGKGFFKVSDIITEGVSLIGAQQDEFINTLKNEGFDQLIQNLQSRS encoded by the coding sequence ATGCACAAAATGATTACAGGTTTATTTCTGTTAGTTATAACGTTTTCTGCCTATTCTAATGAGAAAGTGCCTGCCGGTTTAAACGATTACATCACTAATTTAGTAAATGAAGCTTCAATTACACTAAATAATAGCAGTTTATCTCAAGAAGCAAAAATTTCTAAAGCTCGTGAGTTAATATACAATAACTTAGACTTTAACTGGATGGCTAGATATACTTTAGGACGTAATGGAGTAAAAACTTTATCTAATGAACAAATCAGGGAATTTATAAAAATTTACTCTAAATATGTTACTAAAGCTTATACTGATTTAATAAAAGATTATAAAGGTGCAAAGCCTAAAATAGTAGGAGTACGTGCGTTAAATTCTACTGATTTTATGGTTGCTATGAATATTATTAGTAATAAAGGACAAGATCCTATTAAAGTAGAGTATTTAATACGCGAAATGAAAAAAGACGGAAAAGGTTTTTTTAAAGTTTCTGATATAATTACAGAAGGCGTAAGTCTTATTGGAGCTCAACAAGATGAGTTTATAAATACTTTAAAGAATGAAGGTTTTGATCAATTAATACAAAATTTACAAAGTCGTTCTTAA
- a CDS encoding ribose-phosphate pyrophosphokinase-like domain-containing protein, translating into MQEALHNEDVIVVQSTSKPVNDLLIELFLLVDAAKKSASK; encoded by the coding sequence ATTCAAGAAGCGCTTCATAATGAAGATGTAATCGTAGTACAATCTACTTCAAAACCAGTGAACGATCTACTAATTGAGCTGTTCTTGCTAGTAGATGCAGCAAAAAAAAGTGCAAGTAAATAA
- a CDS encoding alanine racemase, producing the protein MSLCTLAINLSAIKNNYFLLQDICKTSLVGAVVKADGYGLGAVQISKALIEENCRHFFVASSEEGVNVRKALGIDVNILVLNGVFEHDALELIEYNLIPILNNLKQIEIWQQFGNLKNLLLPCYLHFNTGINRLGLSSNEIEQLINNRDLLKGLNLQYIISHLAISEEIDNPYNLEQLNKFKAYLRYFPSIKASLANSGGIFLGQDYHFDLVRPGAALYGLNPLMQNPVTLKAPIIHLQNLTLDSHIGYNMTFTTKRDSVIATLPLGYADGYSRNFSNQGKVFINGRSVPIVGRVSMDLINIDVTDLPPSDIFLGQEVEIIGNHCTPDKIASIIGTIGYEVLTSLGNRYRRKYTR; encoded by the coding sequence ATGAGCTTGTGTACTCTAGCAATAAATCTATCTGCAATAAAAAATAATTACTTTTTATTACAAGATATTTGCAAAACCTCGTTAGTCGGTGCTGTCGTTAAAGCTGATGGTTACGGTCTTGGAGCAGTACAAATTTCTAAAGCTTTAATAGAAGAAAATTGTAGACATTTTTTTGTAGCTTCAAGTGAAGAAGGAGTTAATGTACGCAAAGCTTTAGGCATAGATGTTAATATTTTGGTCTTAAACGGTGTTTTTGAGCATGATGCTTTAGAGCTTATAGAATATAATTTAATACCTATTCTAAATAACTTAAAGCAAATCGAAATTTGGCAACAATTCGGTAATTTGAAAAACCTATTATTACCTTGTTATTTACATTTCAATACCGGGATTAATCGTCTCGGCTTAAGCTCTAATGAGATAGAGCAGTTAATTAATAATCGTGATTTGTTAAAAGGACTAAATTTACAATATATTATAAGCCATCTAGCTATATCCGAGGAAATAGATAATCCTTATAATCTAGAACAATTAAACAAATTTAAAGCTTATTTACGATATTTCCCAAGTATAAAAGCAAGTCTTGCTAATTCTGGCGGCATATTTTTAGGGCAGGATTACCATTTTGATTTAGTAAGACCAGGGGCTGCTTTATACGGTCTTAACCCTTTGATGCAAAATCCCGTAACCTTAAAAGCCCCCATAATTCACTTACAGAATTTGACACTAGATAGCCATATCGGTTATAATATGACTTTTACCACTAAGCGTGATAGTGTTATTGCAACATTACCGCTTGGTTATGCCGACGGATATAGCCGTAATTTTAGTAATCAAGGTAAAGTGTTTATTAACGGTCGCAGCGTTCCTATAGTAGGGCGAGTATCGATGGATTTGATAAATATTGATGTTACCGATCTACCACCTTCTGATATTTTTCTAGGGCAGGAAGTGGAAATTATTGGCAATCATTGTACGCCTGATAAAATAGCGAGTATTATTGGTACTATCGGGTATGAGGTATTAACTAGTCTTGGTAATCGATATAGAAGAAAATATACTAGATGA